A section of the Triticum dicoccoides isolate Atlit2015 ecotype Zavitan chromosome 7A, WEW_v2.0, whole genome shotgun sequence genome encodes:
- the LOC119327743 gene encoding auxin-responsive protein SAUR71-like has protein sequence MKRLLRRLSRVAAADACAAAAYQPLRPDSAAKASSTASSSSSSFFGARRLGRGARVPEGHVPLCVGEEGGPVERFAVRAELLGQPAFKALLRRAAQEYGYGHPGALRIPCAVADFRRLLLGLSDPGCQATDDDDAALYY, from the coding sequence ATGAAGCGCCTGCTCAGACGGCTCTCCCGCGTGGCCGCGGCCGACGCCTGCGCAGCCGCCGCGTACCAGCCGCTCCGGCCCGACTCCGCGGCGAAGGCCTCCTCCACGGCTTCATCTTCGTCCTCCTCGTTCTTCGGCGCGCGAAGGCTCGGCCGCGGCGCGCGGGTGCCGGAGGGCCACGTGCCGTTGTGCGTCGGCGAGGAGGGCGGCCCCGTGGAGCGCTTCGCCGTGCGGGCCGAGCTCCTGGGCCAGCCGGCGTTCAAGGCCCTGCTTCGGCGTGCCGCGCAGGAGTACGGCTACGGCCACCCTGGCGCGCTTCGCATCCCCTGCGCCGTCGCCGacttccgccgcctcctcctcggacTCTCCGACCCCGGCTGCCAGGCcaccgacgacgacgacgccgcgcTCTACTACTAG